Proteins from a single region of Juglans microcarpa x Juglans regia isolate MS1-56 chromosome 5S, Jm3101_v1.0, whole genome shotgun sequence:
- the LOC121268584 gene encoding psbP domain-containing protein 6, chloroplastic, translating to MATASTAAFYPIFLTSKSPLKATHKHKTTAPLPLKQISQPSLRRDFLKAISLLPLLDLKRPPPSAAKEIEVGSYLPPSPSDPSFVLFKASPRDTPALRSGNVQPYQFILPPTWKQTRVANILSGNYCQPKCAEPWVEVKFEDEKQGKIQVVASPLIRLTNKPNASIEEIGSPEKLIASLGPFVTGNTYDPDELLETSVEKGGDQTYYKYELETPFALTGSHNLAKATAKGNTVVLFVASASDKQWQTSEKILKAMLDSFQV from the exons ATGGCGACTGCCTCTACAGCTGCATTCTACCCGATATTCTTGACCTCAAAATCTCCACTCAAAGCCACGCACAAGCACAAAACCACAGCCCCATTGCCTCTGAAGCAGATTAGCCAACCCTCACTCAGAAGAGACTTCTTGAAGGCTATTTCTCTGCTTCCTCTTCTCGACTTGAAGCGGCCTCCTCCTTCGGCGGCTAAAGAGATTGAGGTTGGCTCCTACCTCCCTCCTTCGCCTTCCGACCCTTCCTTCGTCCTCTTCAAGGCTTCTCCCAGAGACACCCCCGCTCTTCGCTCAG GAAATGTGCAACCCTACCAGTTTATCCTCCCTCCAACTTGGAAACAGACACGAGTAGCAAACATATTATCTGGTAATTACTGCCAACCAAAATGTGCAGAGCCTTGGGTGGAGGTGAAATTTGAAGATGAGAAACAGGGAAAAATCCAGGTAGTGGCTTCACCTTTGATACGCCTGACCAACAAACCCAATGCATCAATTGAAGAAATTGGGAGCCCTGAAAAGTTGATTGCTTCTCTTGGCCCTTTTGTTACTGGAAATACATATGACCCAGACGAACTCCTCGAGACATCAGTTGAAAAGGGTGGTGATCAGACG TATTACAAATACGAGCTTGAAACTCCCTTTGCTTTGACGGGTTCACACAATCTTGCAAAGGCAACAGCAAAGGGAAACACTGTTGTCTTATTTGTAGCAAGTGCAAGTGATAAACAGTGGcaaacttctgagaaaattctGAAAGCCATGCTTGATTCCTTTCAGGTGTAG
- the LOC121267950 gene encoding pre-mRNA-splicing factor 18-like — protein sequence MVKANFEDLCVEDKMLVFFKRLLNEWNQELDEMPDAAQEADGQGEKSMVTTFKQCARYLNPFFKFCRKKVLPDDIRQALLVVVECCMKRDYLAAMDQYIKMAIGNAPWPIGVTMVGIHERSAREKIYTNSVAHIMNDETTRKYLQSVKRLMTFCQRRYPAMPSKAVEFNSLANGSDLQSLLAEERVSGGNEAFEERLRIMPAPKEGY from the coding sequence ATGGTGAAAGCCAATTTCGAGGACTTGTGTGTGGAGGATAAGATGCTAGTGTTCTTCAAGAGGCTGCTAAATGAGTGGAACCAGGAATTGGATGAGATGCCCGATGCCGCGCAAGAAGCGGACGGCCAAGGGGAAAAGTCCATGGTGACCACGTTTAAGCAGTGTGCTCGGTATCTGAATCCCTTTTTCAAGTTTTGCAGGAAGAAGGTTCTCCCGGATGATATTCGCCAAGCGTTGCTGGTGGTGGTTGAATGCTGCATGAAGCGAGACTACTTAGCTGCAATGGACCAATATATCAAGATGGCCATTGGAAATGCACCCTGGCCTATTGGTGTCACCATGGTTGGTATCCATGAACGGTCTGCCCGTGAGAAGATTTACACCAATAGTGTTGCCCACATCATGAATGATGAGACCACTCGTAAATACTTGCAATCAGTCAAGAGATTAATGACCTTTTGCCAACGAAGGTACCCTGCAATGCCCTCCAAAGCCGTTGAGTTCAACAGCCTGGCAAATGGTAGTGACTTGCAATCTCTGCTAGCGGAAGAGAGGGTTTCTGGGGGTAATGAAGCCTTTGAGGAGAGGCTTCGGATAATGCCTGCCCCGAAGGAGGGCTACTAG
- the LOC121266909 gene encoding cytochrome P450 94A1-like, translated as MDQFSVQSFFFFFLLSIYVYLLFKYTSKKKPIHKGFKVYPILGTLPELLQNRHRFLDWTTETLDNCLTNTSVFRRPGKIQGVITSNPANVEHVLKTNFENYPKGDCIITLLGDFLGRGIFNSDGELWMVQRKTASYEFNTKSLRNFVMENVNVETKTRLVPILSKASETARVLDFQDILERFAFDNVCKLAFNVDPCSLGGDGTVGAKFMRAFEDAATLSSGRFLYAIPILGKLKKFLNIGSERRLRDAIKTVHEFADDIIRSRLEQKVDKDADLLSRFIANEANSPEFLRDIVISFILAGRDTTSSALSWFIWLLWSKPEVERNILKELEKIQVHRGKNLGDSYSFDELRDMQYLHAAIKEAMRLYPPVPIDTKACLNDDIMPDGTFVKKGWIVAYHTYAMGRMESIWGKNCREFLPERWLEKGVCRQVSPYKFPVFHAGPRMCLGKELAYIQMKSIAASMIERFEIDVVNKNKGLEPLMSLTLRIKGGLPVKVRKRCGCH; from the coding sequence ATGGATCAGTTCTCTGTccaatctttcttcttcttctttcttctttccatcTATGTCTACCTCCTCTTTAAGTACACGTCCAAAAAGAAACCCATCCACAAAGGATTTAAAGTGTATCCTATACTCGGAACGCTGCCTGAATTATTGCAGAACCGACACCGTTTTCTTGACTGGACAACTGAAACTCTCGATAACTGCCTCACAAACACTTCTGTCTTTAGGCGTCCCGGCAAGATCCAGGGCGTCATCACCTCGAACCCGGCCAACGTTGAGCACGTGCTCAAGACCAACTTCGAGAACTATCCCAAAGGCGACTGCATCATAACGCTTCTAGGAGATTTTCTAGGCAGAGGAATCTTCAACTCCGACGGGGAACTCTGGATGGTCCAGAGGAAAACGGCTAGCTACGAATTCAACACCAAATCGCTCCGCAACTTCGTCATGGAAAACGTCAACGTGGAGACCAAGACGAGACTGGTTCCGATCTTATCAAAAGCCTCGGAAACAGCACGCGTCTTGGATTTTCAGGACATTTTGGAGCGTTTCGCATTCGACAACGTCTGCAAGCTGGCATTTAACGTCGACCCGTGTAGTCTTGGCGGCGATGGAACCGTCGGGGCCAAGTTCATGCGGGCTTTCGAGGATGCTGCCACGCTTAGCTCTGGGAGGTTCTTGTATGCCATCCCAATTTTGGGGAAGCTTAAAAAGTTTCTCAACATTGGATCAGAGCGAAGGCTAAGAGACGCAATCAAAACCGTCCATGAATTTGCAGATGATATTATACGGTCGAGATTGGAACAAAAGGTGGATAAAGATGCAGACCTACTCTCTCGTTTTATCGCAAATGAGGCAAACTCACCTGAATTTCTCCGAGATATCGTCATAAGCTTCATTCTTGCGGGTCGGGATACTACCTCTTCGGCTTTGAGCTGGTTCATTTGGCTCCTATGGTCGAAACCGGAGGTAGAGCGAAACATATTGAAGGAGCTTGAAAAAATCCAAGTTCATAGAGGAAAAAACCTCGGCGATTCGTATAGCTTTGATGAGCTCCGAGACATGCAGTATCTACATGCAGCAATCAAAGAAGCGATGAGACTGTACCCTCCCGTTCCGATCGATACTAAAGCGTGTCTGAACGATGATATCATGCCGGACGGCACATTTGTGAAGAAGGGTTGGATTGTGGCATACCACACATACGCGATGGGAAGGATGGAGAGCATTTGGGGAAAGAATTGTCGTGAGTTCCTGCCGGAAAGATGGCTGGAAAAAGGAGTGTGTCGGCAAGTGAGCCCGTATAAGTTTCCGGTGTTTCATGCCGGACCGAGAATGTGTCTGGGAAAAGAATTAGCATACATTCAGATGAAGTCGATTGCAGCATCAATGATCGAGAGGTTTGAAATAGATGTGGTAAATAAGAACAAGGGTCTTGAGCCATTAATGTCCTTGACTTTGAGGATCAAAGGCGGGTTGCCCGTAAAGGTGAGGAAGAGGTGTGGATGCCATTAA
- the LOC121268438 gene encoding exocyst complex component SEC15A-like: protein MDAKQKRRAATENGDAGEDLVLATLIGNGDDLGPLVRHALEMGRPEGLLHQLKTVVKKKEVEIEELCKTHYEEFILAVDELRGVLVDAEELKGELSSDNFKLQEVGSALLIKLEELLESFSIKKNVTEAIKMSKRCVLVLDLCAKCNNHISESQFYSALKTVDLIEKNYLQTIPVKALRMVIEKRIPVIKLHIEKKVCSQFNEWLAHIRSSAKNIGQTAIGHAASARQRDEEMLERQRKAEERSVFSLGDFAYMLDVEEIDEDSVLKFDLTPLYRAYHIHTCLGVQEQFREYYYKNRVLQLSSDLQISSTQPFVETYQTFLAQIAGYFIVEDCVLRTAGGLLSADQVETMWEIAIAKMTSVLDEQFSYMDSATHHLLVKDYVTLLGSTLRQYGYEVGPLVEVLDRCRNKYHELLLEECRLQIVNILANDTYEQMVMKKDTDYENNVLAYNLQNLDIMPAFPYIAPFSSMVPDVCRTVRSFIKGSVDYLSHGVHSNFYDVVKKYVDKLLIDVLNEAILNTISSGTIGVSQAMQITANISVLERACDFFLRHAAQLCGIPARTVERPQASLTAKVVLKTSRDEAYISLLNLVNTKLNEFMTLTESINWTSEEIAQNGNENMNEVIIYLDTLISTAQQILPMDALFKVGSGALEHISNSIVAVFLSDNVKRFNANAVMGINNDLKMLETFADERFHSTGLSEIYKEGSFRGCLIEARQLINLLLSSQPENFMNPVIRQKNYNTLDYKMVANICDKFKDSSDGIFGSLSNRNTKQSARKKSMDTLKKRLKDFN from the coding sequence ATGGATGCAAAACAAAAGAGGAGAGCTGCCACAGAAAATGGGGATGCAGGGGAGGACTTGGTCCTTGCAACTTTGATTGGGAATGGGGATGATCTGGGCCCTCTTGTTAGGCATGCGCTTGAGATGGGACGGCCCGAAGGGCTTCTTCACCAGCTAAAGACtgttgtgaagaagaaggaagttGAAATAGAGGAGCTCTGCAAGACCCACTATGAGGAATTCATTCTTGCTGTTGATGAACTACGTGGCGTGCTGGTTGATGCGGAAGAATTGAAAGGTGAACTTTCAAGTGATAATTTTAAACTACAAGAGGTTGGCAGTGCTCTTTTAATCAAGCTCGAGGAGCTTCTTGAATCTTTTTCGATAAAAAAGAATGTGACTGAAGCTATCAAAATGTCTAAGAGATGTGTGCTGGTGTTGGATCTTTGTGCCAAATGTAACAATCATATTTCTGAGAGCCAGTTTTACTCTGCATTAAAAACTGTGGATCTGATTGAAAAGAATTACTTGCAGACTATTCCTGTCAAGGCACTGAGAATGGTGATTGAGAAAAGAATTCCAGTGATAAAATTGCACATTGAAAAGAAAGTGTGTAGTCAATTTAATGAATGGTTAGCTCACATAAGGAGTTCTGCGAAGAATATTGGACAGACGGCAATAGGTCATGCTGCATCAGCTCGCCAGAGGGATGAGGAAATGCTGGAACGCCAGAGGAAAGCTGAGGAACGGAGTGTTTTTAGTTTAGGAGATTTTGCGTATATGTTAGATGTTGAAGAAATTGATGAAGATTCTGTATTGAAGTTTGATCTGACACCTCTATATCGGGCTTATCACATTCACACTTGCCTCGGTGTCCAAGAGCAGTTTCgtgaatattattataagaaTCGAGTATTGCAGCTCAGTTCAGACTTGCAAATATCTTCAACACAACCTTTTGTTGAGACTTATCAGACATTTTTGGCCCAAATTGCTGGTTACTTCATTGTGGAGGATTGTGTCCTGAGGACTGCTGGGGGGCTATTGTCAGCTGATCAGGTTGAGACAATGTGGGAAATTGCTATAGCAAAAATGACATCAGTGTTGGACGAGCAATTCTCTTACATGGATTCTGCGACTCACCATCTCCTGGTGAAGGATTATGTCACTCTTCTAGGGTCTACTCTTAGACAATATGGGTATGAAGTTGGCCCACTTGTTGAGGTTCTTGACAGGTGCCGGAACAAATACCATGAGCTTCTTTTGGAAGAGTGTCGTCTACAAATTGTTAATATTCTTGCCAATGATACCTATGAGCAGATGGTAATGAAAAAGGATACTGACTATGAGAATAATGTTTTGGCGTATAATCTGCAGAACTTGGACATAATGCCAGCTTTTCCATATATTGCACCATTCTCCTCCATGGTACCTGATGTCTGCCGCACTGTAAGATCATTCATTAAAGGGTCTGTTGATTACCTGTCTCACGGGGTGCATTCTAATTTTTACGATGTTGTGAAGAAATATGTGGACAAACTTTTGATTGATGTTTTAAACGAAGCAATACTGAATACAATTAGCAGTGGCACCATTGGAGTGTCTCAGGCCATGCAGATTACTGCGAATATATCTGTTCTCGAAAGAgcttgtgatttttttcttcGACATGCAGCCCAACTTTGTGGTATCCCGGCGCGAACGGTCGAGAGGCCTCAAGCTAGTTTAACTGCAAAGGTGGTTCTGAAAACTTCAAGGGATGAAGCCTATATTTCTTTGCTGAATTTGGTGAACACCAAGTTGAACGAGTTTATGACACTAACAGAAAGTATCAATTGGACTTCAGAGGAAATAGCCCAGAATGGGAATGAGAATATGAATGAAGTGATCATTTACCTTGACACTCTTATTTCCACAGCGCAGCAAATTTTACCCATGGATGCTCTCTTCAAGGTCGGGAGTGGAGCTCTTGAGCATATATCCAACTCAATAGTCGCAGTTTTTCTTAGTGATAATGTCAAGAGGTTCAATGCAAATGCTGTTATGGGTATTAACAATGATCTAAAGATGCTGGAGACTTTCGCAGATGAGAGGTTCCATAGCACTGGCTTGAGTGAAATATACAAGGAAGGTAGTTTTAGGGGCTGTTTAATAGAAGCACGGCAATTGATAAATCTTTTATTGAGCAGCCAGCCAGAGAACTTCATGAATCCAGTGATAAGGCAGAAAAACTATAACACACTGGATTATAAGATGGTGGCCAACATCTGCGATAAATTCAAAGATTCTTCAGATGGGATCTTTGGAAGCCTTTCCAACAGGAATACAAAGCAAAGTGCTCGGAAGAAATCCATGGACACGCTGAAGAAAAGACTGAAGGACTTCAACTAA